The following proteins come from a genomic window of Aspergillus oryzae RIB40 DNA, chromosome 4:
- a CDS encoding uncharacterized protein (predicted protein) produces the protein MSRRLGRPAKKRDNTQDDCLDRGISNHPRHQTNRRVRSPRKRKVKRDSGKRSGHDITNPQDDEEVILDEITFNDSIVDDMSTEDPRLPTPPFLDTDRLSLYDGSDTIDLSDNWLQEFISGQPADLTQDRNFLDALGLNSADSTLTAIPSSTNDFTGSAKTIDVASSELQDQLPLAAYYPPASGFSSYSEPTTESAQIMSEIASPYTGFVKRESLAWSQTIPSSMGNDSARLSGTGEQLNPSITTKGQRRAHEYDHSSEGPVPTTISARQYQCQCHDHIARDLMLLNISASRTWPTVTIDSILKCQQILQQLTDTILECAICCKTRVNLLMIVIVSIDSLITALETITSVDSGVWDGVSSVIIWKIEHDFRDKSKGAVGYDENETACETLNWYNI, from the exons ATGTCCCGACGCCTAGGAAGAcccgcgaagaagagagacaaCACGCAAGACGATTGCTTGGATCGTGGAATATCAAATCACCCTCGTCATCAGACCAACCGAAGAGTTCGGAGTcccaggaagaggaaggtaaAGCGGGACTcaggaaagagaagtgggCATGATATAACGAACCCTcaggatgacgaggaggtGATCTTGGACGAAATCACCTTCAACGACTccattgtggatgatatGTCCACTGAGGATCCACGCTTACCAACCCCACCATTCTTAGATACAGACAGATTATCACTCTATGATG GCTCCGATACCATTGACCTGTCCGACAACTGGCTACAGGAGTTTATATCTGGTCAACCGGCCGACTTGACGCAGGACCGTAACTTCCTCGATGCCCTTGGTCTAAATAGCGCCGACAGCACCCTCACAGCGATACCATCAAGCACAAATGACTTCACAGGCTCTGCCAAGACAATCGATGTTGCTTCCTCCGAGCTGCAGGACCAGCTGCCATTAGCCGCCTACTACCCGCCAGCAAGTGGCTTCTCATCCTATAGTGAGCCAACGACTGAAAGTGCCCAGATAATGAGTGAGATAGCGTCCCCTTATACAGGATTTGTCAAAAGGGAATCGCTTGCCTGGTCACAGACTATACCTTCTTCCATGGGAAACGATTCTGCTAGATTGTCCGGCACGGGTGAACAACTGAACCCATCGATTACAACCAAGGGACAACGACGCGCCCACGAATATGATCACTCATCGGAAGGTCCAGTGCCAACGACTATTTCTGCCCGCCAATACCAGTGTCAGTGCCATGATCACATTGCTCGAGATTTGATGCTTCTCAATATAAGCGCTTCTCGCACATGGCCAACTGTTACAATTGACTCGATCTTAAAATGTCAGCAGATCTTACAGCAGTTGACCGATACTATCCTCGAATGCGCCATTTGCTGCAAAACACGAGTAAATCTGCTCATGATAGTGATCGTTAGCATCGACAGTCTGATCACCGCACTTGAAACAATCACGTCCGTTGACAGTGGTGTTTGGGACGGCGT CTCTTCCGTCATCATTTGGAAGATTGAGCATGATTTCAGAGACAAATCGAAGGGTGCAGTTGGTTatgatgaaaatgaaaccGCCTGCGAGACGTTGAACTGGTATAATATCTAG
- a CDS encoding uncharacterized protein (predicted protein), whose amino-acid sequence METESSCSCSIDALQILTDVRNVDTVVEFETILDLVQRVYGQGQAMLSCKDCRKLPLQSSSFLTIPALTDHCLSLFEAVCSAYSITRKNCLFDANILAFEQPLPQFICIRSKVQLGETDLDEAETGIDSSGNPSNTFNGQYPGTPSWGNNPAGVRVVHPVNYAPLHGIPGPDKSRTTS is encoded by the exons ATGGAAACCGAAAGCAGTTGTAGTTGCTCAATCGATGCCTTGCAGATTTTGACGGATGTCCGGAATGTAGACACAGTTGTGGAGTTTGAGACGATCCTGGACTTGGTCCAGCGCGTTTATGGACAAGGGCAAGCTATGCTGAGTTGCAAAGATTGTCGCAAACTTCCGCTACAATCCTCGTCTTTCCTAACCATCCCTGCCCTCACCGATCATTGTCTTTCGTTGTTCGAGGCCGTATGCTCAGCATATAGCATCACCCGCAAGAACTGCCTTTTCGACGCGAATATCTTGGCATTTGAACAGCCCCTACCCCAATTTATCTGCATTCGAAGCAAGGTGCAGCTGGGAGAAACAGATTTGGACGAAGCCGAGACGGGGAT AGACTCTTCAGGCAATCCTTCGAACACTTTCAACGGACAATACCCAGGTACACCGAGCTGGGGCAACAACCCTGCGGGCGTACGAGTCGTCCATCCAGTCAACTATGCACCGCTTCATGGCATTCCTGGACCAGATAAAAGTCGAACAAC GTCTTAA
- a CDS encoding YbhB/YbcL family Raf kinase inhibitor-like protein (predicted protein) — translation MAGILIYLQYFLGRLLYRIRGHDAGQIIRTAAFENLPMSNMQLEATECGPSGSLMLPHHTCVAADKNGSFPELRWTPPPKVQVKEYILISEDIDPPIPRFVVMHGLFYAIPPTITGVLPDDTEQDRNTKDHITRSGWRYVPNLRGSSYIGPAPPLGHGIHRYIFTIIALSEPLRFDRSQRVSKRHIAKAMVGKVAGWGQWVGHFERPWPS, via the coding sequence ATGGCTGGGATCCTTATTTATCTACAGTATTTCCTGGGACGGCTTCTCTATCGCATTCGTGGCCACGACGCAGGGCAGATCATCCGCACGGCAGCCTTCGAGAACCTCCCAATGTCCAATATGCAGCTGGAAGCCACAGAATGCGGACCATCCGGCTCACTGATGCTACCGCACCACACTTGTGTAGCTGCTGATAAGAATGGTAGCTTTCCGGAACTTCGCTGGactcctcctcccaaggTCCAAGTCAAAGAGTATATCCTGATATCCGAGGATATTGACCCGCCTATACCTCGCTTCGTTGTCATGCATGGGCTGTTTTATGCCATTCCACCTACGATTACGGGAGTGCTCCCAGATGATACCGAGCAGGATAGAAACACAAAAGATCATATTACTCGGTCTGGCTGGAGATACGTCCCTAATCTTCGCGGAAGCTCATACATCGGGCCTGCCCCGCCCTTAGGACACGGCATTCATCGATACATCTTTACTATCATCGCCCTCAGCGAGCCCCTTCGTTTTGATCGCTCGCAAAGGGTCAGCAAACGGCATATAGCGAAAGCGATGGTTGGCAAGGTCGCCGGATGGGGTCAGTGGGTTGGGCACTTCGAACGTCCCTGGCCTAGTTAG
- a CDS encoding uncharacterized protein (predicted protein) translates to MALLGCGAKCVIAESFAFIFQRNMPNLGLLGITMPEKLFHAAAEDGAEIEIDLNDSIINMDGRPFRFSLSPMERELFHHGGIASAFGKFGSNLFEAMTEGKRLGVTPHRGITKATDVHPELQW, encoded by the exons ATGGCACTGCTAG GATGCGGTGCTAAATGTGTTATTGCCGAAAGCTTCGCTTTTATCTTTCAGCGTAACATGCCAAACCTTGGACTCCTCGGCATTACCATGCCGGAGAAGTTATTTCACGCGGCTGCCGAGGATGGAGCGGAGATCGAGATTGACTTAAATGATAGCATCATTAATATGGATGGAAGACCGTTCAGGTTCAGTCTCAGTCCAATGGAGAGAGAGCTCTTTCATCATGGTGGTATTGCGTCCGCCTTTGGAAAGTTTGGTAGTAACTTGTTTGAAGCGATGACGGAGGGAAAGAGGTTGGGTGTAACGCCTCACCGTGGCATTACAAAAGCCACTGATGTACACCCCGAGTTGCAGTGGTAG
- a CDS encoding uncharacterized protein (predicted protein): MKPDDDAQYVGTHEIDLSKVQSFIAKYPRPDDVVPVVDCEGMELDGCFIGACTTTEEDLILAALVLEQGLKGGMRPSVKGKRKVVPGSMTILFRLRQLGLIDVYQEAGFDIGIPGCSYCVGMSADQAAPGEVWLSSENRNFENRMGKGSVQACVANRSLIY; the protein is encoded by the coding sequence ATGAAGCCAGATGACGATGCACAATACGTTGGAACCCACGAGATTGATCTCAGCAAAGTTCAATCCTTCATAGCAAAGTACCCTCGGCCGGATGACGTTGTACCCGTTGTTGATTGTGAGGGCATGGAGTTGGACGGTTGCTTTATTGGAGCCTGCACCACTACCGAAGAAGATCTCATATTAGCCGCCTTGGTACTTGAACAAGGTCTGAAAGGTGGGATGAGGCCATCAGTAAAAGGCAAGAGGAAGGTAGTCCCAGGATCGATGACAATTTTGTTTCGACTACGCCAACTCGGCCTCATCGACGTTTACCAGGAAGCGGGTTTCGATATCGGCATCCCTGGATGTAGCTATTGTGTTGGCATGTCTGCTGACCAGGCAGCCCCGGGTGAGGTATGGCTGTCATCGGAAAATCGGAACTTCGAGAATCGAATGGGAAAGGGTAGTGTTCAAGCCTGCGTGGCAAATCGCTCGTTGATATACTGA
- a CDS encoding uncharacterized protein (predicted protein) — protein sequence MSRKRKTGLKDVCQILEDVRKIRIEHVESMFMRSAPCSKYTENAISDRLIEGTSSLGSNLLQNLKIAQDTLRDYGHFREADALTDVLINCAQLPELGGLGLTEHTDLTEEQDSEALFLVSAWWEALNSADRAKAFPTPLRTRPEGRRGMTLSEKIFSLHDIDQRGSVAPGDLIRVDVDWVIASEASWADILGHGVNVQPPLETRNIP from the exons ATGTCTCGGAAGAGAAAGACGGGTCTAAAAGACGTCTGTCAGATCCTTGAGGATGTGCGGAAGATCAGGATCGAACATGTCGAGAGTATGTTCATGAGAAGCGCACCCTGCAGCAAGTATACAGAAAATGCAATATCTGACAGGCTTATCGAAGGAACCTCGTCATTAGGCAGCAATCTCTTACAGAACCTTAAGATTGCACAGGATACCCTTCGTGATTACGGCCATTTCCGAGAGGCCGACGCCCTGACAGATGTCCTTATTAACTGTGCACAACTCCCCGAACTGGGTGGGTTAGGTCTGACGGAACATACCGACCTTACCGAGGAACAAGATTCGGAGGCTCTATTTCTGGTTTCGGCATGGTGGGAAGCGTTGAATTCAGCAGACCGGGCCAAGGCATTTCCCACCCCGCTGCGTACCCGTCCTGAAGGACGAAGGGGCATGACCCTGAgtgagaagatcttctcattGCACGACATTGATCAGCGGGGGTCGGTAGCCCCAGGCGACTTGATACGAGTCGATGTAGATTGGGTCATTGCATCGGAGGCTTCTTGGGCA GACATTCTAGGGCATGGAGTCAACGTACAACCGCCTTTGGAAACCAGGAATATTCCGTAA
- a CDS encoding pleiotropic drug resistance family ABC transporter (pleiotropic drug resistance proteins (PDR1-15), ABC superfamily), with the protein MALPREERSLHGHANIHVNQTTGPAIDKAESSDTIGADSEDGIEQEGQAKITTLARTLSRISQTNSGTEGLNPFLNTSDPELDPNSDQFNSRKWTKTLLHITSRDPERYPRRTAGVSFRNLNAFGYGTAADYQATVSNVWLKAAGWLRGLFGNGNKVRIDILRNFEGFVNSGEMLVVLGRPGSGCSTFLKTIAGETHGLWLDKGTDIQYQGISWDEMHSRFRGEVMYQAETEIHFPQLTAGDTLLFAAKARAPANRLPGVSRDQYATHMRDVVMAMLGLTHTMNTLVGNEFIRGVSGGERKRVSIAETTLCGSPLQCWDNSTRGLDSSTALEFVKNLRLSTDYTGSTAIVAIYQASQAIYDVFDKVIVLYEGRQIYFGRARDAKRFFIEMGFDCPERQTTGDFLTSLTSPTERLVRKGYEHLVPRTPDEFAARWRDSLERKQLLADIEAFQNEFPLGGSKKEEFSRSRAAEKAKNTRASSPYTLSYSMQIKLCLQRGFLRLKGDMSMTLSTVIGNSILALIISSVFYNLNETTDSYFSRGALLFFAILLNAFASALEMLTLWQQRPIVEKHDKYALYHPSAEAISSLIVDLPAKAPVSIVFNLILYFMTNLRRTPGHFFVFYLFSVTTTLTMSNVFRWIAAVSRSLAQAEVPASIFMMILMIYTGFTIPVRDMHPWFRWLNYINPIAYSFESLMINEFAGRKFHCATYVPSGPGYDNAPLDSKICSGKGAVAGQDYIDGDRYLEVAFEYYPSHLWRNFGILLGFLFFSLVAYIVASELVRAKPSKGEILVFPRGKIPAFAKKVHREADPEDVLTSEKLKVGSEQDDHVGAIVKQTSIFHWQDVCYDIKIKGQDRRILDHVDGWVKPGTLTALMGVTGAGKTSLLDVLANRVTMGVITGEMLVDGRMRDDSFQRKTGYVQQQDLHLETSTVREALIFSALLRQPASTPRKEKLAYVEEVIKMLNMEEYAEAVVGVLGEGLNVEQRKRLTIGVEIAAKPDLLLFFDEPTSGLDSQTAWSICSLMRKLVDHGQAILCTIHQPSAILMQQFDRLLFLAKGGKTVYFGDLGPNMRTLIKYFEDKGSPKCPPNANPAEWMLEVIGAAPGSRADQDWSDVWKHSRERAQVQQELLQMKQELLQRPQPPRTAGYGEFAMPLWAQFFICLQRVFQQYWRCPSYIYAKAAMCIIPPLFIGFTFWREPTSIQGMQNEMFSIFMLLVIFPNLVQQMMPYFAMQRSLYEVRERPSKAYSWKAFMLASIVVELPWNMLMAVPAYFCWYYPIGLFRNAYPTDSVTERGGTMFLLVLIFMLFTSTFSSMMIAGIDHPETASNIAQLMFSMCLIFCGVLASPDVLPRFWIFMWRASPFSYLVGSVLAVGIAGAPVHCSDIEVLHIPPPGGQNCSGYLEAFTTMAKSTLLNPEADSDCQVCSLSTTDQFLAGVHIKYSELWRNVGILFVYIVFNTVAAVFLYWLVRVPKKRALKKAKKE; encoded by the exons ATGGCACTGCCTCGCGAGGAGCGTTCATTGCATGGCCACGCAAATATTCATGTGAACCAAACCACCGGGCCAGCGATTGACAAAGCAGAGAGCTCGGATACAATCGGAGCTGATTCAGAGGACGGCATCGAGCAAGAGGGACAGGCCAAGATCACTACATTAGCACGAACCTTGTCGCGTATTTCTCAGACTAATAGCGGCACCGAAGGACTCAACCCGTTTCTCAATACCAGTGACCCTGAATTGGACCCGAACTCAGACCAATTCAACTCTCGAAAATGGACCAAGACCCTCTTGCACATAACCTCGCGGGACCCTGAGCGCTACCCCCGTCGCACTGCAGGGGTCTCGTTTCGAAACCTCAACGCATTTGGCTATGGAACGGCAGCTGACTATCAGGCTACGGTATCAAATGTCTGGCTCAAAGCAGCGGGTTGGCTCCGAGGCCTATTCGGCAATGGGAACAAGGTTCGGATCGATATTCTGCGCAACTTCGAAGGCTTTGTCAACAGTGGGGagatgctggtggtgctAGGCCGACCTGGAAG TGGTTGCTCAACCTTCCTGAAAACTATCGCTGGTGAAACACATGGGCTGTGGCTCGATAAGGGAACTGATATTCAGTATCAAGGGATCTCATGGGACGAGATGCATAGTCGATTTCGTGGAGAGGTGATGTACCAGGCAGAAACAGAGATTCATTTTCCACAACTTACTGCCGGGGACACCCTTCTTTTTGCTGCAAAGGCTCGAGCACCAGCAAATAGACTCCCTGGTGTGAGCCGTGATCAATATGCGACACATATGAGAGACGTTGTCATGGCTATGTTAGGTCTTACCCATACCATGAATACACTAGTAGGAAACGAGTTCATTCGGGGTGTCTCAGGAGGCGAGCGCAAAAGAGTTAGCATTGCAGAAACCACACTCTGTGGGAGCCCGCTACAATGCTGGGATAATAGCACGCGAGGATTAGACAGTTCGACTGCTCTCGAATTTGTCAAAAACCTACGTCTATCTACGGACTACACTGGATCCACGGCCATCGTGGCAATTTACCAGGCGAGTCAGGCTATTTATGATGTCTTTGATAAAGTCATTGTTCTTTACGAAGGCCGCCAGATATATTTCGGTCGTGCCCGCGACGCAAAACGGTTTTTTATCGAAATGGGGTTTGACTGTCCAGAAAGACAGACTACTGGAGACTTTCTAACATCCCTGACCAGTCCGACAGAAAGGCTGGTTCGTAAGGGATATGAGCACCTAGTCCCTCGTACACCAGATGAATTTGCCGCGCGATGGAGGGACAGTCTGGAAAGAAAGCAACTCTTGGCTGACATTGAGGCATTTCAGAATGAATTCCCCTTAGGGGGaagcaagaaggaggaattcAGTCGTTCTCGTGCCgcggagaaggccaagaacacCAGGGCTTCCTCCCCTTACACCTTGTCATATTCGATGCAGATCAAGCTTTGCCTTCAAAGAGGGTTTCTACGTCTCAAGGGCGATATGAGCATGACACTATCAACCGTAATCGGCAATAGTATCCTGGCACTAATCATCTCAAGTGTGTTCTATAACTTGAACGAAACGACAGACAGTTATTTCTCCCGAGGTGCATTGTTATTCTTTGCGATCTTGTTGAATGCTTTCGCCAGCGCCCTCGAGATGCTTACTCTATGGCAACAACGGCCAATCGTCGAAAAACACGATAAATATGCGCTTTACCACCCATCAGCCGAAGCAATTAGCTCCCTGATTGTTGATCTCCCGGCTAAGGCACCGGTCTCCATAGTATTTAATTTGATTCTTTACTTTATGACGAACTTGCGTCGGACACCCGGGCATTTCTTTGTATTCTATCTGTTCTCCGTGACAACAACATTAACTATGTCCAACGTGTTCCGCTGGATAGCTGCAGTTTCTCGGTCGTTGGCGCAAGCAGAAGTACCTGCTTCAATCTTCATGATGATACTGATGATCTACACGGGCTTCACTATTCCGGTCCGGGATATGCACCCTTGGTTTCGATGGCTCAATTACATCAATCCAATCGCA TATTCCTTTGAATCCCTCATGATCAATGAATTCGCCGGCCGCAAATTCCATTGTGCGACGTACGTGCCGTCCGGTCCAGGATATGACAATGCTCCTCTCGACTCAAAGATTTGTTCCGGAAAGGGTGCCGTGGCAGGCCAGGATTATATAGACGGTGATCGCTATCTCGAGGTGGCCTTCGAATACTATCCCTCGCACCTATGGCGTAACTTTGGCATCCTTCTGGGGTTCCTGTTCTTTTCGCTGGTGGCCTACATTGTCGCCAGTGAGCTTGTGCGTGCCAAGCCCTCGAAAGGAGAGATCCTGGTCTTCCCTCGCGGTAAAATACCCGCTTTTGCAAAGAAGGTCCATCGGGAAGCGGACCCAGAAGATGTTCTCACATCAGAGAAGCTGAAGGTTGGCAGTGAGCAGGACGATCATGTCGGTGCCATTGTCAAACAAACATCAATATTCCATTGGCAAGACGTTTGCTATGACATCAAGATCAAGGGTCAGGACCGTCGAATCTTGGATCATGTGGATGGGTGGGTTAAGCCGGGGACCCTCACAGCTCTAATGGGTGTGACCGGAGCTGGCAAAACCTCTCTCCTCGATGTTCTGGCTAATCGGGTAACTATGGGAGTGATCACTGGTGAGATGCTAGTGGACGGGCGCATGCGTGACGATTCTTTCCAGCGTAAAACAGGCTACGTCCAGCAACAGGACTTGCATTTAGAGACAAGTACTGTTCGGGAAGCCCTTATTTTCAGTGCTCTGCTCCGTCAGCCCGCGAGCACTCCACGGAAGGAAAAGCTAGCATATGTAGAGGAGGTTATCAAGATGCTCAATATGGAAGAGTACGCTGAGGCGGTGGTCGGCGTCCTCGGTGAGGGGCTCAATGTTGAGCAGCGCAAGCGGCTGACAATCGGAGTCGAGATCGCAGCCAAACCGGATCTTCTACTCTTCTTTGACGAACCTACCTCCGGTTTGGATAGCCAAACTGCGTGGTCAATATGCTCCCTCATGCGCAAGCTTGTCGATCATGGCCAAGCTATCTTATGTACAATCCACCAGCCCTCGGCCATCTTGATGCAGCAGTTCGATCGGCTACTGTTCTTGGCAAAAGGAGGCAAGACTGTCTACTTTGGCGACCTGGGCCCCAATATGAGAACCTTGATCAAGTATTTTGAGGATAAAGGTTCACCAAAGTGCCCGCCAAATGCCAATCCTGCGGAGTGGATGCTTGAAGTCATAGGCGCAGCCCCTGGCTCTCGGGCGGACCAAGACTGGTCAGATGTTTGGAAACACAGCCGTGAGCGTGCTCAGGTACAACAGGAACTGCTACAGATGAAACAGGAACTCCTGCAACGACCCCAGCCCCCTCGAACAGCTGGGTATGGAGAGTTTGCGATGCCCCTGTGGGCACAGTTCTTCATTTGTCTCCAGCGAGTATTCCAGCAGTACTGGCGCTGCCCGTCATACATCTATGCCAAGGCAGCCATGTGCATTATTCCG CCTTTGTTTATCGGCTTCACGTTCTGGAGGGAACCTACCAGCATACAAGGCATGCAAAATGAGATGTTTTCTATCTTTATGCTGCTTgtcatcttccccaatctGGTTCAACAGATGATGCCATATTTTGCGATGCAGCGTTCCTTATACGAAGTGCGGGAGCGTCCATCGAAAGCCTACTCATGGAAAGCATTCATGCTCGCAAGTATTGTGGTTGAGCTTCCATGGAACATGCTGATGGCTGTGCCTGCGTACTTCTGTTGGTATTATCCAATTGGCCTTTTCCGCAACGCCTATCCAACAGACTCGGTAACAGAGCGTGGTGGCACGATGttccttcttgtcttgaTCTTTATGCTGTTCACGTCCACGTTTAGCTCGATGATGATTGCAGGCATCGACCATCCGGAAACCGCTAGCAACATCGCTCAGCTGATGTTTTCGATGTGTCTCATCTTTTGTGG TGTACTTGCAAGTCCAGACGTCCTACCTCGGTTTTGGATATTCATGTGGCGCGCATCACCGTTTTCCTACCTCGTGGGCTCCGTCTTGGCGGTAGGCATAGCCGGGGCTCCAGTTCATTGCTCGGATATCGAGGTGCTTCATATACCACCTCCCGGAGGCCAGAATTGCTCGGGCTATCTCGAAGCCTTTACCACGATGGCGAAAAGCACGTTGCTCAATCCTGAGGCTGACAGCGACTGCCAAGTATGTTCCTTGTCCACGACGGATCAATTTCTGGCGGGGGTGCATATCAAATACTCGGAGCTATGGCGTAACGTCGGGATCTTGTTTGTGTATATTGTTTTCAACACGGTAGCCGCAGTCTTTTTGTACTGGCTGGTCCGCGttccgaagaagagggctCTtaagaaggccaagaaggaatga
- a CDS encoding putative C2H2 finger domain protein (predicted protein), which translates to MKTPWLSSSMPLSTPGVHLTQTASPYSMEASAFPMGSDISSPFGGAYSSSGAESPQSNNWRNMGCYMSPPSSCADTMLPLDHWGSCSPGPSGNVESSIAPSQIVQNYPVPIPIAAELELEAELDPELDPELDPRLDTEPLPVNEPTPVHSHNMHQHSQLDPTNETLSYLGAGQAPDQDSFTLPSPPRVPANNNTGQKTTMCHNHGSKKSSRRKETLTSNSVRVCRTSSKSKTKKGTRPRRTFVCTFSRYGCTSSFTSKNEWKRHVTSQHVQLGFYRCDVGQCNVNNPSKGRPMSCTNDFNRKDLFTQHQRRMHAPWAKSKQATEEEKQQFDATLEAVRTRCWHEQRRPPSRSACGFCGEEFAGFQSWNQRMEHVGRHYEKGDVALDSEKEDIALRDWAIQEGILSWGGGRWKLASHR; encoded by the coding sequence ATGAAGACTCCGTGGCTTTCCTCGTCCATGCCTTTATCGACCCCAGGTGTGCATCTAACCCAAACTGCTTCACCATACAGCATGGAGGCCAGCGCCTTTCCTATGGGGTCCGACATTTCCTCACCATTTGGTGGTGCCTACTCATCGTCCGGAGCTGAAAGCCCCCAAAGCAATAACTGGAGGAACATGGGATGCTACATGTCGCCGCCTTCCAGTTGCGCGGACACGATGCTTCCACTCGATCACTGGGGTTCTTGCTCACCAGGCCCTTCTGGAAATGTTGAGTCCTCTATTGCACCATCTCAGATAGTGCAGAACTATCCCGTGCCCATACCGATAGCCGCCGAACTCGAACTCGAGGCTGAACTCGATCCTGAACTCGATCCTGAACTCGACCCTCGACTCGACACCGAGCCCTTGCCCGTCAACGAGCCAACCCCAGTGCATAGCCATAACATGCACCAACACAGCCAACTCGATCCTACCAACGAGACACTTAGCTATCTCGGCGCAGGACAAGCGCCTGACCAGGACTCGTTTACCTTGCCTAGTCCCCCACGTGTGCCGGCAAACAACAACACTGGCCAGAAAACGACAATGTGTCACAATCACGGCAGCAAGAAAAGTTCCCGGAGGAAAGAAACCCTTACTTCCAACTCTGTCCGCGTTTGTCGGACGTCCTCCAAAtcaaagaccaagaaaggCACCCGGCCCCGACGAACCTTTGTTTGCACCTTCTCTCGCTATGGATGCACTAGCTCCTTTACTTCTAAGAATGAGTGGAAGCGACATGTGACATCACAGCATGTCCAGCTAGGATTTTATCGCTGTGATGTGGGCCAGTGCAACGTTAACAATCCGAGCAAAGGCAGACCTATGAGCTGCACCAATGACTTCAACCGCAAAGATCTCTTCACCCAGCACCAGCGTCGGATGCACGCGCCCTGGGCCAAGTCTAAACAAGccaccgaggaggagaaacaaCAATTTGATGCGACGCTGGAGGCGGTGCGCACTCGGTGCTGGCATGAACAACGCCGACCGCCCTCACGCAGCGCATGTGGCTTCTGTGGAGAGGAGTTCGCTGGCTTTCAAAGTTGGAACCAACGGATGGAGCACGTTGGTCGCCATTACGAGAAGGGTGATGTCGCTCTGGATTCAGAGAAAGAGGACATTGCTCTACGTGACTGGGCTATCCAGGAAGGAATCTTGTCCTGGGGGGGCGGCAGGTGGAAACTCGCTTCTCACCGTTAG
- a CDS encoding isocitrate lyase/PEP mutase family protein (PEP phosphonomutase and related enzymes) codes for MTLTQTTPYPFPFTTNPTNQPTTKGAPRDETLTLKNVRGKIPSIQASTLRTMMLEAHSDPTKIIAHACSYDGLSSRLVQEAGFPIVFLAGYAVASSYGLPDTGYIAMAEMCDKIQEAVRATDIPVMADGDTGYGSPMNVKRTVESFAAAGAAGIMIEDQTWPKRCGHTKGKSVVSRGEAYARVQAAVDARNNGQDIFILARTDSLIHGWEEAMARAKEFKRIGVDAVFVEALPDREAMQKCVQELQLPVFANIIEGGLTENLSAKDLAELGFSAVAYPWTLVAAKLKSIRDTLEALKRSMTTGAPPMILGYAEVCEGVGFNKYWVSLLVVLRWVSLKMFANSGLGSGGEV; via the exons ATGACTCTCACCCAGACAACCCCCTAccccttccccttcaccaccaacccaacaaacCAACCCACAACCAAGGGCGCCCCCAGAGACGAAACTCTCACCCTCAAGAATGTCCGCGGTAAAATACCCTCCATCCAAGCCTCGACCCTCCGCACCATGATGTTGGAAGCGCACTCCGACCCCACAAAGATTATCGCCCACGCCTGCTCGTACGATGGCCTCTCCTCGCGCCTGGTGCAGGAAGCCGGCTTCCCCATTGTCTTCCTGGCAGGCTACGCCGTGGCCAGCTCCTATGGACTCCCGGATACGGGATACATTGCTATGGCGGAGATGTGCGATAAGATCCAGGAAGCCGTACGCGCAACGGATATCCCCGTTATGGCGGACGGGGACACTGGGTATGGAAGTCCGATGAATGTCAAGAGGACGGTTGAGAGTTTTGCTGCGGCTGGTGCAGCGGGCATTATGATTGAGGATCAGACTTGGCCGAAAC GATGCGGCCacacaaaaggaaaatccGTTGTGTCGCGAGGCGAAGCCTACGCCCGGGTTCAAGCAGCCGTTGATGCCCGTAACAACGGTCAGGACATATTTATTCTGGCCCGTACCGACTCCCTAATCCACGGATGGGAGGAGGCCATGGCCCGCGCAAAGGAGTTCAAGCGCATTGGTGTGGACGCTGTATTCGTCGAAGCCTTACCCGATCGCGAGGCGATGCAAAAATGTGTCCAGGAACTGCAACTGCCTGTCTTTGCTAATATCATTGAGGGTGGGCTGACGGAGAACCTGTCAGCCAAGGATCTGGCTGAGCTCGGGTTCTCGGCTGTTGCGTATCCGTGGACGCTTGTAGcggcgaagttgaagagcaTCCGGGACACGTTGGAGGCGTTGAAGAGGAGTATGACTACTGGGGCACCGCCGATGATCTTGGGCTATGCGGAAGTTTGTGAGGGGGTAGGATTTAACAAATATTGGGTAAGTCTGCTCGTGGTTTTGCGGTGGGTGTCCTTGAAGATGTTTGCTAACTCTGGTTTAGGATCAGGAGGTGAAGTATGA